Proteins encoded in a region of the Anopheles aquasalis chromosome 2, idAnoAquaMG_Q_19, whole genome shotgun sequence genome:
- the LOC126571083 gene encoding lipase member H has translation MQLPVATLGFIFIFLSTFTGTIKAQKKETNNVFNTTSCLEKPYRCPHPRIKFYLYTRRTQQTPELIDVLDPESLYYTHWNPSHPVKIVIHGFGGGRNLSPSPDMRKAYFTRGNYNIIIVDYGTAVTEPCLSQIEWAPRFGSLCVSQLVKYIARHPRGIKPDDMHLIGYSVGAHIAGLVANYLTPQEGKLGRITGLDPTIFFYGGSNNSRDLDPSDAHFVDIIHTGAGILGQWNPGGHADFYVNGGTSQPGCASSTIFQTLACDHTKVTPYFIESINSERGFWAGPCPTLISYLLGWCEPKDSDYVLMGEHLSRQARGVYYVTTNAKPPYARGFPGKNRRTAKTSEYSGVRRK, from the exons CCCAGAAAAAGGAGACCAACAATGTGTTCAACACGACCTCGTGCCTCGAAAAACCGTACCGCTGCCCGCACCCAAGGATCAAATTCTACCTCTACACACGCCGAACACAGCAAACTCCCGAGCTGATCGACGTGCTCGATCCGGAATCACTCTACTACACCCACTGGAACCCATCGCATCCGGTCAAGATCGTTATTCATGGGTTTGGCGGTGGTCGGAACCTCTCCCCCAGTCCGGACATGCGCAAGGCGTACTTCACACGTGGCAActacaacatcatcatcgtggacTATGGAACGGCGGTAACGGAACCCTGTTTAAGTCAGATCGAATGGGCACCACGCTTTGGAAGTTTGTGTGTCTCGCAGCTGGTGAAGTACATTGCGCGACATCCGCGGGGCATTAAACCGGACGATATGCATCTGATCGGATACAGCGTGGGGGCTCATATAGCGGGTCTCGTTGCGAACTATCTTACGCCGCAGGAGGGTAAACTGGGCCGCATAACCGGACTCGATCCGACTATCTTCTTCTACGGTGGATCGAACAACTCCCGGGATCTGGATCCATCGGATGCGCACTTTGTCGACATTATCCACACGGGCGCTGGTATTCTCGGACAGTGGAATCCCGGTGGTCATGCTGATTTTTACGTCAATGGTGGTACTAGCCAGCCGGGCTGTGCCAGCTCAACGATTTTTC AAACACTGGCTTGCGACCATACCAAGGTGACGCCATACTTTATCGAATCCATCAACAGTGAGCGAGGATTCTGGGCTGGTCCGTGCCCGACGCTCATCTCCTATCTGCTCGGTTGGTGTGAACCCAAGGACTCCGACTACGTGCTCATGGGAGAACATCTTTCCAGACA GGCGCGTGGTGTGTACTACGTGACGACGAATGCAAAGCCACCGTACGCCAGAGGATTCCCGGGCAAAAACCGACGAACGGCCAAAACCTCCGAGTACAGTGGTGTGCGAAGAAAGTAA